The Chryseobacterium phocaeense genome includes the window TGATCTGCGAGAGCTTAAAATTTGAACCATTAAGATTTATTTAAGCGTTTTAAGAATATTAAGTTTGAGCCTCACCATAAAGAGTTTGATTTAAAAAAATATGCAAACATCTATTTCATCTGAAATCAGGAGTTAGTAATTTTTAACCACAGAAGTCACGAATTTTCACAGATGCTCATAGATAGTTATGGCGAGCTGAGATATTGAGCTTAAAGGTTTTCCTGAAGGTGTTCCAGAGCCTGTATGATCAGCTCATCTTTTTTAGCGAAACTGAAGCGCACATAATCTGAATTCTGCCGTGAATTATAAAAGGCAGAAAGCGGAAGGCAGGCCGTTTTTTTCTCTACCGTTAACCATTTTGAAAACTCCACATCGGTCATGGTTTTAGAGACATTCCTGAAATTCACAATCTGGAAAACACTTCCTTCAGCTTTTCTGGCAGCTACCAGCGGAGTGGATGCGATCATTTCATTAAATACATCCCTTTTACGCTGCATCACTTGCTTATTTTCTGAAGAATCAAATACTTCAAGATATTTGGCAAGCGCATACTGTGCAGGAGCATTGGCGCTGTAAGAAATATACTGCTGATGACACCTGAATCTGGCGGTCAGGTCTTCCGAAGCCAACAGGTAACTTACTTTCCAGCCGGAAGTATGAAACATTTTACCGAATGAAAAAATACAGAAGGTCCTCTTTTTCAATTCGGGATGGAGAAAAGAGCTGTAGTGTTCAAGTCCGTCGTAGCAATAGGTATCATAAATTTCCTCTGAGATCAGGTAAATTTCCTGATGCTTGATCAGATCATATAACTTATTCCAGTCATTTTGTTTCCAGATGGTTCCGGTAGGATTCTGTGGGGAATTAACAATAATCGCCTTTGTCTTTTCGGAAATACATTTTTGAAATATTTCCCAGTTGATGCTGAAATCATTATCAAGATCATAATACACAGGAGTACCGCCGTTTAATGCCACAGACGGACCATACGTATAATAGGACGGTTGGATGATAATTACTTCATCTCCCTGATTGAGAACAGATTTAAGGGCGGTATGTAAACCAAAAGTTGCACATGGAATAATTGTAACC containing:
- a CDS encoding aminotransferase class I/II-fold pyridoxal phosphate-dependent enzyme; its protein translation is MEKIYGFTHYSFFTEMSELASKNNSYDLSLGLPDFDIDQRLKLFLIEAAAYQHHQYEPLAGNPLLIRNIIRFNTARANSIQLKENEVTIIPCATFGLHTALKSVLNQGDEVIIIQPSYYTYGPSVALNGGTPVYYDLDNDFSINWEIFQKCISEKTKAIIVNSPQNPTGTIWKQNDWNKLYDLIKHQEIYLISEEIYDTYCYDGLEHYSSFLHPELKKRTFCIFSFGKMFHTSGWKVSYLLASEDLTARFRCHQQYISYSANAPAQYALAKYLEVFDSSENKQVMQRKRDVFNEMIASTPLVAARKAEGSVFQIVNFRNVSKTMTDVEFSKWLTVEKKTACLPLSAFYNSRQNSDYVRFSFAKKDELIIQALEHLQENL